A single genomic interval of Rosistilla ulvae harbors:
- a CDS encoding arylsulfatase: MNHPPTTSTRPTTAPRPRAGRLAFACTLLAILIGQTIQAASVRADQDAQPNLIYIMVDDLGYGDLGCFGQETIKTPNIDRLASEGMKLTSHYSGNTVCRPSRLSLWTGMHAGHTAIDSNAPYVLKESDVTVAELLQQAGYTTGGIGKWALGNTENSGHPNRQGFDFWMGYLDQGEAHNYYPVKLWRNDQKVPLPGNVLSDATLARGRVSTQRTTYSHDVMTEEMLDFVRSQGDKPFLMHIHWTIPHANNEGGRVNKDGMEVPDYGIYADRDWPNPEKGFAAMITRMDGDVGRLMALLKEKGIDDNTLVVFTSDNGPHSEGNHKHETFDSNGPLRGYKRDLYEGGIRMPTIARWPGKIAAGSTSDELLAHYDWLPTACELAGIESPTTTDGISFAPTLLGQTQRSHEYLFWSYGPKKAVRIGDWKGVIPGKDKPLELYDLSNDIGETKNIADQHPDVVEKMKQAIAESLE; encoded by the coding sequence ATGAACCACCCTCCGACGACATCCACCCGCCCCACCACCGCACCTCGCCCGCGCGCAGGCCGGCTGGCATTCGCCTGCACTCTTTTGGCGATCTTGATCGGTCAAACGATTCAAGCGGCGTCGGTTCGTGCGGATCAAGATGCCCAGCCAAACCTGATCTATATCATGGTCGACGATCTCGGCTACGGTGACCTCGGCTGCTTTGGGCAAGAAACGATCAAGACGCCGAACATCGATCGTTTGGCCTCCGAAGGGATGAAGCTGACCAGCCACTACTCGGGCAACACAGTCTGCCGCCCCTCGCGACTGAGCCTCTGGACGGGGATGCACGCCGGGCACACGGCGATCGATTCCAACGCACCCTATGTGCTCAAGGAATCGGACGTGACCGTCGCCGAACTACTGCAGCAAGCGGGCTACACGACCGGCGGCATCGGAAAGTGGGCGTTGGGGAACACCGAGAATTCGGGACATCCAAACCGCCAAGGGTTCGATTTCTGGATGGGATATCTGGACCAAGGCGAAGCTCACAACTACTACCCTGTTAAACTGTGGCGGAACGATCAAAAGGTTCCGTTGCCAGGCAACGTGCTCAGCGACGCGACGCTGGCCCGCGGCCGCGTGTCGACCCAAAGAACCACCTATTCCCACGACGTGATGACCGAGGAGATGCTCGACTTCGTTCGCAGTCAGGGAGACAAGCCGTTCCTGATGCACATCCACTGGACGATCCCGCACGCCAATAACGAAGGGGGCCGCGTCAACAAGGACGGGATGGAGGTTCCCGACTACGGAATCTACGCCGATCGCGATTGGCCGAATCCCGAGAAGGGTTTTGCGGCGATGATCACGCGGATGGATGGCGACGTGGGACGTTTGATGGCGCTGCTGAAAGAGAAGGGGATCGACGACAACACGCTGGTCGTGTTCACGTCGGACAACGGCCCACACAGCGAAGGGAATCACAAACACGAGACCTTCGATTCCAACGGCCCGCTGCGAGGTTACAAACGCGATCTCTATGAAGGAGGGATCCGAATGCCAACGATCGCCCGCTGGCCCGGCAAGATCGCCGCCGGTTCGACAAGCGACGAACTGTTGGCGCACTACGACTGGCTGCCGACCGCATGCGAACTGGCGGGCATCGAATCGCCGACAACGACCGATGGAATCTCCTTCGCTCCCACGCTGCTTGGCCAAACGCAGCGTTCCCACGAATACTTGTTCTGGAGCTACGGTCCGAAAAAAGCGGTCCGGATCGGAGACTGGAAAGGCGTGATCCCGGGGAAAGACAAACCGCTGGAACTCTACGACCTCAGCAACGACATCGGCGAAACGAAGAACATCGCCGACCAACACCCCGACGTCGTCGAGAAGATGAAACAAGCGATCGCCGAATCGCTGGAGTAA
- a CDS encoding sulfatase-like hydrolase/transferase, producing MKRFVPLLLCAITACGAAVGSADQRPNILWITSEDHGPEMGCYGDEFATTPNVDALAKKGMRYKLAWSTAPVCAPARTTLITGLYPPSNGGQHMRSMVPLPDSIPLYPAMLSEAGYYCTNNNKQDYNVRSAGPTGWADSSRKAHYKNRDPKQPFFAIFNETCSHESKIRTRPHKQLHDPAKVRVPAYHPDNEDTRRDWAQYYDVVTKADATAGKLLRELDEQGLTDSTIVFYYGDHGSGMPRGKRWTYNSGLSVPLVVYFPEKWRHLAPKEYQTGGVSDRLVGFVDLAPTLLSLAGVQPPEWMQGQAIAGEYETEAPKYMYGFRDRMDERYDFIRTVTDGRYQYIRNFNPHFIYGQFVSYNFQTPSTAAWKRAFDAGLCNAAQSHFWNLKPAEELYDLEADPDEVNNLADSPSHQQKLGELRDALYQWCHDIRDVGFLPEGEIHSRSEGSTPYEMARDETKYPFEKIFAAADIATRRNAEDLGQLKSLLTDSDSAVRYWGAVGILNRGGDAVNASKQALLAALGDDSPYVRVAAGYALGKFGDKELQRQGIECLIDVAPSKPETNVFAAIAALNAIDKLDEKAAFAKAEIDKMPVGEIASPDKRYGGYPERVLTKIRDDFKANAASR from the coding sequence ATGAAACGTTTTGTTCCCCTTCTGCTTTGCGCAATCACCGCTTGTGGGGCTGCTGTCGGTTCGGCTGACCAACGGCCCAACATTTTGTGGATCACCAGCGAGGATCATGGTCCGGAGATGGGATGTTACGGCGACGAATTCGCCACGACACCCAACGTCGATGCGTTGGCGAAAAAGGGGATGCGGTACAAATTGGCTTGGTCGACAGCTCCCGTTTGCGCTCCGGCTCGAACGACGCTGATCACCGGTCTGTATCCTCCTTCGAATGGCGGACAGCACATGCGCAGCATGGTTCCGTTGCCCGATTCGATTCCGTTGTATCCGGCGATGCTTTCCGAGGCCGGCTACTATTGCACGAACAATAACAAACAGGACTACAACGTCCGTTCGGCAGGACCGACCGGCTGGGCCGATTCGTCGCGCAAGGCTCACTACAAGAATCGCGATCCGAAGCAACCGTTTTTTGCGATCTTCAATGAGACGTGCAGTCACGAGAGCAAAATCCGCACGCGGCCGCACAAACAGCTCCACGATCCGGCGAAGGTTCGCGTTCCCGCTTATCATCCCGACAACGAAGACACTCGCCGCGACTGGGCGCAGTATTACGATGTGGTCACCAAAGCGGACGCCACGGCGGGCAAGCTGTTGCGGGAACTCGACGAGCAAGGATTGACCGATTCGACGATCGTCTTCTACTACGGCGATCACGGTTCGGGGATGCCGCGTGGCAAACGCTGGACCTACAACTCCGGCCTGTCGGTTCCTCTTGTTGTCTACTTTCCCGAAAAATGGCGGCACCTGGCTCCCAAGGAATATCAGACCGGCGGTGTCAGCGATCGGTTGGTCGGATTTGTCGATCTCGCGCCGACGCTGTTGAGTCTGGCGGGCGTCCAACCGCCGGAGTGGATGCAAGGTCAGGCGATCGCCGGGGAATATGAAACCGAAGCTCCAAAGTATATGTACGGCTTCCGCGACCGGATGGATGAACGCTACGACTTCATCCGCACCGTCACCGACGGCCGATATCAATACATCCGCAATTTCAACCCGCACTTCATCTACGGCCAGTTTGTTTCGTACAACTTCCAAACGCCATCGACCGCTGCGTGGAAGCGGGCTTTTGATGCAGGGCTTTGCAACGCGGCTCAGTCGCACTTTTGGAATCTCAAGCCGGCCGAGGAGCTTTACGATCTGGAAGCCGATCCCGACGAAGTCAACAACTTGGCCGATTCGCCATCGCATCAGCAGAAGCTTGGCGAGCTACGCGATGCGCTTTATCAATGGTGCCACGACATCCGCGACGTGGGCTTTTTGCCCGAGGGTGAGATCCACAGTCGCAGCGAAGGATCGACGCCGTACGAGATGGCTCGCGACGAGACAAAGTACCCGTTCGAAAAGATCTTTGCCGCGGCGGACATCGCCACCCGTCGCAACGCCGAAGACCTGGGCCAGCTGAAGTCGCTGCTGACCGACAGCGACAGCGCGGTTCGCTACTGGGGAGCTGTCGGAATTTTGAATCGCGGTGGCGATGCGGTGAACGCTTCCAAGCAGGCGTTGCTCGCGGCGCTCGGCGACGATTCGCCGTACGTTCGCGTCGCTGCCGGTTATGCGTTGGGCAAGTTTGGCGACAAGGAACTGCAACGCCAAGGGATCGAGTGTTTGATTGATGTCGCGCCGTCGAAGCCGGAGACCAACGTCTTTGCTGCGATCGCTGCGCTCAACGCGATCGACAAGCTGGACGAAAAGGCAGCTTTCGCCAAAGCGGAGATCGACAAGATGCCGGTC